One region of Microbacterium rhizosphaerae genomic DNA includes:
- a CDS encoding ATP-dependent Clp protease ATP-binding subunit translates to MPEEFNADGANAFDDFLARYLAGEQARQSRSIDLTRFLTTRTQAILQNAGRFALERGQTELDALHILRVLVQDDAVAQAIRRVGVDPMRIVAATESRLPAAGAPADVDGATVTPSASRALFHAYQVARSSGSTYIDPEHVFFALVLGQDAPAGQILAHAGVTAEALTQGMREAMPTGTPEAAGEDAGDRASTTPMLDKYATDLTALARDDRLDPVIGRVDEIEQTIEILSRRTKNNPVLVGEAGVGKTAIVEGLARAIVAEEVPQQLRDKRVLVLDLPAMLAGARYRGDFEERLTKTMDEIAAAEGEIIAFVDEVHTVVGAGAGGEGTMDAGNILKPRLARGDLHLVGATTLKEYRTIEKDPALERRFQPVRVGEPSVADAVLILQGLRPAYEEHHGVSYTDEALRAAVELSDRYVTERVLPDKAIDLIDQAGARLRLRLGAKVDVSSLMQRLADLEAEKNSAVVAERYEEASAVRDRIAQVQAEIDEAATRGPSTGSGTGSAVVDEPEIAAVISRATGIPVSRLTATERARLASLGEELHGRVIGQDTAVEAVAKAVRRNRTGMGDARRPIGSFLFLGPTGVGKTELAKALAASVFSDEDAVIRFDMSEFGERHTVSRLVGAPPGYVGYDEAGQLTERVRRNPYSVVLFDEIEKAHPDVFNLLLQVLDDGRLTDGQGRTVHFRNTIIVMTSNLGSEFLASRSGAIGFSTSGREYEESDLRDRVMGRLREAMRPEFLNRIDEIVLFRKLEKEQLRDIVGLQLQATASRLASREVEFEATPAAIDWLAEHGYEPEYGARPLRRLIQREVDDRIADLFVDGSLVDGGAVTVDASADGITVAVGAYATAA, encoded by the coding sequence GTGCCCGAAGAATTCAACGCCGACGGAGCCAACGCGTTCGACGACTTCCTCGCCCGCTACCTCGCGGGTGAGCAGGCCCGACAGTCGCGCTCCATCGACCTCACCCGTTTCCTGACGACGCGCACGCAGGCGATCCTGCAGAACGCCGGCCGGTTCGCGCTGGAGCGCGGCCAGACCGAGCTGGATGCTCTGCACATCCTGCGCGTGCTGGTGCAGGACGACGCCGTCGCCCAGGCGATCCGTCGCGTCGGCGTCGACCCCATGCGGATCGTCGCCGCGACCGAGTCGCGTCTGCCCGCGGCCGGCGCGCCGGCCGATGTCGATGGTGCGACCGTGACGCCCAGCGCCTCGCGGGCCCTGTTCCACGCGTATCAGGTGGCACGCTCGAGCGGCTCGACGTACATCGACCCGGAGCACGTCTTCTTCGCGCTCGTGCTGGGTCAGGATGCGCCCGCGGGCCAGATTCTGGCGCACGCCGGCGTGACCGCGGAGGCGCTGACGCAGGGGATGCGCGAGGCCATGCCGACCGGCACGCCCGAGGCTGCGGGGGAGGACGCCGGGGACCGCGCATCCACCACCCCCATGCTCGACAAGTACGCGACCGACCTGACCGCGCTGGCCCGTGACGACCGGCTCGACCCGGTGATCGGGCGCGTCGACGAGATCGAGCAGACGATCGAGATCCTGAGCCGTCGCACGAAGAACAACCCCGTGCTCGTCGGCGAGGCCGGTGTCGGCAAGACCGCGATCGTGGAAGGCCTGGCCCGCGCGATCGTCGCCGAGGAGGTGCCGCAGCAGCTGCGCGACAAGCGCGTGCTCGTCCTCGACCTGCCCGCGATGCTCGCAGGGGCGCGATACCGGGGCGACTTCGAGGAGCGCCTGACGAAGACCATGGACGAGATCGCCGCGGCCGAGGGCGAGATCATCGCGTTCGTCGACGAGGTGCACACGGTGGTCGGCGCGGGCGCCGGCGGCGAGGGGACGATGGATGCGGGCAACATCCTGAAGCCGCGGCTCGCCCGGGGCGACCTGCACCTCGTGGGCGCGACGACGCTCAAGGAGTACCGGACGATCGAGAAGGACCCGGCGCTGGAGCGTCGGTTCCAGCCGGTGCGCGTGGGCGAGCCGTCGGTCGCGGACGCCGTGCTCATCCTGCAGGGCCTGCGCCCGGCGTACGAGGAGCACCACGGCGTGAGCTACACCGACGAGGCGCTGCGCGCCGCCGTCGAGCTCAGCGACCGTTACGTCACCGAGCGCGTGCTGCCGGACAAGGCGATCGACCTCATCGACCAGGCAGGTGCACGACTGCGCCTGCGGCTGGGCGCGAAGGTGGACGTCTCGTCGCTCATGCAGCGTCTGGCCGACCTCGAGGCGGAGAAGAACTCCGCCGTCGTGGCCGAGCGGTACGAGGAGGCCTCGGCCGTGCGCGATCGCATCGCGCAGGTGCAGGCCGAGATCGACGAGGCGGCGACCCGCGGCCCCTCGACAGGCTCGGGGACCGGATCCGCCGTCGTGGACGAGCCCGAGATCGCGGCCGTGATCAGCAGGGCCACCGGCATCCCGGTGTCCCGCCTGACGGCGACCGAGCGGGCGCGCCTGGCGAGCCTCGGCGAGGAGCTGCACGGGCGCGTCATCGGCCAGGACACCGCGGTCGAGGCCGTGGCGAAGGCCGTGCGGCGCAACCGCACCGGCATGGGCGACGCCCGCCGGCCGATCGGCTCCTTCCTCTTCCTCGGGCCGACCGGCGTCGGCAAGACCGAGCTGGCGAAGGCCCTGGCGGCATCCGTGTTCTCCGACGAGGATGCCGTGATCCGCTTCGACATGAGCGAGTTCGGCGAGCGCCACACGGTGTCGCGCCTGGTCGGCGCCCCTCCGGGGTACGTCGGCTACGACGAGGCCGGCCAGCTCACCGAGCGCGTGCGCCGCAACCCGTACTCCGTCGTGCTGTTCGACGAGATCGAGAAGGCGCACCCGGATGTCTTCAACCTGCTGCTGCAGGTGCTCGACGACGGCCGGCTCACCGACGGGCAGGGCCGGACCGTCCACTTCCGCAACACGATCATCGTGATGACCTCGAACCTCGGCTCGGAGTTCCTGGCGTCGCGCTCCGGCGCAATCGGGTTCTCGACCAGTGGCCGGGAGTACGAGGAGAGCGACCTGCGCGACCGGGTCATGGGGCGCCTGCGCGAGGCGATGCGGCCGGAGTTCCTGAACCGCATCGACGAGATCGTGCTGTTCCGCAAGCTCGAGAAGGAGCAGCTGCGCGACATCGTCGGACTGCAGCTGCAGGCCACCGCATCCCGCCTGGCGTCCCGCGAGGTCGAGTTCGAGGCGACGCCCGCCGCGATCGACTGGCTCGCCGAGCACGGGTACGAGCCGGAGTACGGCGCGCGGCCGCTGCGCCGGCTCATCCAGCGCGAAGTCGACGACCGCATCGCGGACCTGTTCGTGGACGGCTCGCTCGTGGACGGCGGGGCGGTGACGGTGGATGCATCCGCCGACGGCATCACCGTCGCGGTCGGCGCGTACGCGACCGCAGCGTGA
- a CDS encoding VOC family protein, translating to MDWRIELIFVPVTDVDVAKEFYTRIGFHPDHDQTPFEGLRFVQMTPPGSACSIAFGTGLGIDLEPGRQNTIQVVVPDADEALAHLRAAGVEADGVDDQAWGRFVTFRDPDGNRWTLQQLPPR from the coding sequence ATGGACTGGCGTATCGAGCTGATCTTCGTGCCCGTGACCGACGTCGACGTGGCGAAGGAGTTCTACACGAGGATCGGGTTCCATCCCGACCATGACCAGACCCCGTTCGAGGGCCTGCGGTTCGTGCAGATGACCCCTCCCGGCTCGGCGTGCTCGATCGCGTTCGGCACCGGACTCGGGATCGACCTCGAACCCGGCAGGCAGAACACGATCCAAGTGGTCGTTCCGGACGCCGACGAGGCCCTGGCGCACCTGCGCGCTGCCGGCGTCGAGGCGGACGGCGTCGACGACCAGGCATGGGGGCGCTTCGTCACCTTCCGCGATCCCGACGGCAACCGCTGGACGCTGCAGCAGCTGCCGCCGCGCTGA